The Paenibacillus sp. BIC5C1 DNA segment GATACAATTCAGACCCGCACGAGCCGCATAAGCTGCTGCTGCTGCTGAAGTGTTACCTGTCGATGCACACATGATCGTGCGGCTGCCTTCTTCCATCGCTTTAGCAACAGCCATAACCATGCCGCGGTCTTTAAATGAACCTGTTGGATTCAGACCTTCATATTTGAAATATAAATTTATACCGAGTTCCTCGGACAGATTCTCCGCATGAACCAGAGGTGTGTTTCCTTCGTGAAGCGTAAGCAGGGGCGTGTTTTCATTAACTGGAAGGTGTTCTTTATATGTTTGCAGTAATCCTTGATATCTCATTATGGGTAAACTCCTTTGTCGTTAATAATCCGAATATAATTGCATACATCTATATGGTTAAACGTGTACCTTAAACCTGGACTTAGATTTGAAAATTCAAATCGGTATTTGGGGACGTATTATCCTTCTACCCGATACACACTCTTAATGCGACGAATGACCGCAAGGGATTCAAAGTGTTTCAATACTTTATCCATGCTCGCCTTGCTAGCGTTATGCGTAACGATGATGATCTCAGCATCCGGGTTGTGCTCATTCGGCTGTTGCACGACTGAAGCCAAGCTGACTTCGTATTCAGCAAAGATTTGTGTAATTTGCGCCAGTACCCCTGCCTTGTCATCCACATGCAGCAAAATGAAATTTTTCGACATAATGTGCTCGTCACTTTGCAGACGCTTCTGTTTATAAGGTACTATCGCTTTGAGACCATTCACACCCAGCTTTAAGTTTTTGATCACAGCCACGATATCCGCTACTACAGAAGTTGCCGTCGGAAGCTCCCCTGCACCCGCACCGTAGAACATCGTCTCACCTACAGCTTCGCCATGTACATACACTGCGTTGAACACCCCATTGACGGATGCAATCGGATGATTCTGTCTTACCATCGTCGGCTGAACACTTATGGTGATCTCATCATCTCGACGATCTGCGATACCCAGCAGCTTCATTTCATAACCAAGTCTTTTGGCATACGTAATATCTTCACGGGTTACGGATGTAATCCCTCTAACGGTCACATCTTTCAGTTCCACATTCGTACGGAAACCCAAAGTACCCAGAATCGCCATTTTGCGAGCTGCATCGAGTCCTTCGACATCCGAGGTTGGATCAGTTTCTGCATATCCAAGTGCTTGAGCCTCTGCGAGAACCTCTTCATACGAGGCACCTTCCTGACTCATTTTGGTCAAAATAAAGTTCGTTGTTCCGTTCACAATCCCCATAATGCGGGTAATCCGGTCGGACGAGAAGCCTTCAATCAGCGTGCGGATGATCGGGATACCCCCAGCAACACTCGCTTCGTAGAATACATCACATTGCTTTTCCTGTGCCTTTGCCAAAATCTCGGAACCGTGCAGAGCCATTAAATCCTTGTTCGCGGTTACGATATGCTTGCCCCGCTCCAGCGCTTCAAGAATGTACTCTTTGGTCTGATCAATGCCGCCCATAACTTCCACGATAACATCAATATCCGGGTGACGTATGACTTCCCAAGGATCTTCGGTGAGCTTGGCGCGGTCTACAGCAATGACACGATCCTTCTCCGTATTCTTCACTGCAATCTTCTCAATAACGATCGGTGATCCAACCTGACTGCTCAGATCCTCCTGATTTCCTTCCACGATGCGAACGACCCCTGTACCCACCGTGCCCAGACCCAACAGTCCCACTTTTACTGGCTTCACTAACGATCTACCCCCAATGTCTTTTTCTCCTTCACCCCTGTACGATTTAACCATACATGCAACTTATTCCTGAACGTTTTAGTAAACGTCTAATTAACCTTGGCCAACAATGCGCGTGCGCCGAACTCCGGGCA contains these protein-coding regions:
- a CDS encoding homoserine dehydrogenase; the encoded protein is MKPVKVGLLGLGTVGTGVVRIVEGNQEDLSSQVGSPIVIEKIAVKNTEKDRVIAVDRAKLTEDPWEVIRHPDIDVIVEVMGGIDQTKEYILEALERGKHIVTANKDLMALHGSEILAKAQEKQCDVFYEASVAGGIPIIRTLIEGFSSDRITRIMGIVNGTTNFILTKMSQEGASYEEVLAEAQALGYAETDPTSDVEGLDAARKMAILGTLGFRTNVELKDVTVRGITSVTREDITYAKRLGYEMKLLGIADRRDDEITISVQPTMVRQNHPIASVNGVFNAVYVHGEAVGETMFYGAGAGELPTATSVVADIVAVIKNLKLGVNGLKAIVPYKQKRLQSDEHIMSKNFILLHVDDKAGVLAQITQIFAEYEVSLASVVQQPNEHNPDAEIIIVTHNASKASMDKVLKHFESLAVIRRIKSVYRVEG